In Pseudomonas poae, a single genomic region encodes these proteins:
- a CDS encoding metal ABC transporter substrate-binding protein, with translation MRALLVLFSLLLPLSMAQAADKLQVVTSFSILDDITHQIGGDHIQISNMVGPDADAHTYEPTPDDAKALLKAKLIIKNGLGFEPWLDRLVTSTETKATVVTASKGVVSHTMDEDGETIPDPHAWHNLANAEIYVNNITKALVAADPANKADYLRNSQAYLKEIYRLLAEAKTKFGALPPGNRRIVTSHDAFGYLGQAYGIEFLAPQGLSTEREPSAAEVAALITQIRKDKVKAVFMENIKDSRLLKQIADESGAQIGGTLYSDALAAEGPASTFTGLFEYNLNTLCAALSKP, from the coding sequence ATGCGCGCTTTACTCGTGCTGTTCAGCCTTTTGCTACCGCTGTCGATGGCCCAGGCCGCCGACAAACTCCAAGTGGTCACCAGCTTCAGTATTCTCGATGACATCACCCACCAGATCGGTGGTGATCACATCCAGATCAGCAACATGGTCGGCCCCGACGCCGACGCCCACACTTACGAGCCCACCCCAGACGATGCCAAGGCACTGCTCAAGGCCAAGCTCATCATCAAGAACGGCCTCGGTTTCGAGCCGTGGCTGGACCGCCTGGTGACCAGCACCGAGACAAAGGCCACCGTCGTCACTGCCAGCAAAGGCGTGGTTTCCCACACCATGGATGAGGACGGCGAAACCATCCCCGACCCCCACGCCTGGCACAACCTGGCCAACGCCGAAATCTACGTCAACAACATCACCAAGGCCCTGGTCGCCGCCGACCCGGCCAACAAGGCTGACTACCTGCGTAACAGCCAGGCCTACCTGAAAGAAATCTACCGCCTGCTGGCCGAAGCCAAAACCAAGTTCGGCGCGCTGCCACCGGGCAACCGTCGCATCGTCACCTCCCATGATGCCTTTGGTTACCTCGGCCAGGCGTATGGCATCGAGTTCCTCGCGCCGCAGGGCCTGTCCACTGAACGCGAACCGTCTGCCGCCGAAGTCGCTGCGCTGATCACCCAGATCCGCAAAGACAAGGTCAAGGCGGTGTTCATGGAAAACATCAAGGATTCGCGCCTGCTCAAGCAAATCGCTGACGAAAGCGGCGCACAGATCGGCGGCACGCTGTACTCCGATGCCCTCGCGGCAGAAGGCCCGGCCAGCACCTTTACCGGACTGTTCGAATACAACCTCAACACCCTGTGCGCCGCCCTGAGCAAGCCATGA
- a CDS encoding metal ABC transporter permease produces the protein MHFAAHLWMPFLDFVFMRRALIGGLVLACSTAPLGVFLILRRMSLIGDAVAHGILPGAALGFWFAGLSLPALTIGGLGAGLGMAGLSAWITRRTGLREDASLAAIYPISLAAGVLILGIAGKRLDLLHLLFGSALAVDETTLTGMLWVSGFSLIAMAVIYKPLLLDTLDPLFLQTVSRLGPLAHGMFLTLVVLNLVIGFQAIGALMVVGLMMLPAIASRFWSRRLPVLIAVSAVLGCLSVWLGLLLSFYYSLPSGPAIVLVAGAGYLLSVVFGPVHGLLRRPPLLSSQ, from the coding sequence ATGCACTTCGCCGCCCACCTGTGGATGCCGTTTCTCGACTTCGTCTTCATGCGCCGCGCGCTCATCGGCGGCCTGGTGCTGGCCTGCAGCACAGCGCCGCTCGGCGTATTCCTGATCCTGCGGCGCATGAGTCTGATTGGCGACGCCGTCGCCCACGGCATCCTGCCCGGCGCTGCCCTGGGCTTCTGGTTCGCCGGGCTCAGCCTGCCCGCGCTGACCATCGGCGGACTCGGCGCCGGCCTGGGCATGGCCGGCTTGTCCGCGTGGATCACCCGCCGCACCGGCCTGCGCGAAGACGCCAGCCTAGCTGCCATCTACCCCATCTCTCTCGCAGCCGGCGTGCTGATCCTCGGCATCGCCGGCAAACGCCTGGACCTGCTGCACCTGCTGTTCGGCTCCGCGCTGGCGGTGGATGAAACCACCCTCACCGGCATGCTTTGGGTCAGCGGATTCAGCCTGATTGCCATGGCGGTGATCTACAAACCGCTGCTGTTGGACACGCTCGACCCGCTGTTCCTGCAAACCGTCAGCCGTCTTGGCCCGTTGGCTCACGGGATGTTCCTGACCCTGGTGGTGCTGAACCTGGTGATCGGTTTCCAGGCCATCGGCGCACTGATGGTGGTGGGTTTGATGATGTTGCCGGCCATTGCTTCACGCTTCTGGAGCCGGCGCCTGCCGGTGTTGATCGCGGTATCGGCGGTGCTGGGATGCCTGTCGGTGTGGTTGGGTTTGTTGCTGTCGTTCTACTACTCGTTGCCCAGCGGCCCGGCCATCGTGCTGGTGGCTGGCGCCGGGTACTTGCTGTCCGTGGTCTTCGGTCCGGTGCACGGCTTGCTGCGCCGCCCGCCCTTGCTGTCATCCCAATGA
- a CDS encoding glutamine synthetase, translating into MKYLVCALLLTAAVPAFAQVPSLLANCTRSANLLACVDPLGNAYSVATQGSTTYLRGFEVIGKRYWAQTNSRYGQLTFFTGLASDGEAWVGYTRRVGWTTINRFSSSGGASAKFTCSRITGC; encoded by the coding sequence ATGAAATACCTGGTGTGCGCCCTGTTATTAACGGCGGCAGTACCGGCTTTCGCCCAAGTACCGAGCCTGCTGGCCAACTGCACGCGCAGCGCCAACCTGCTGGCGTGCGTAGACCCACTGGGCAATGCCTACAGCGTGGCGACGCAAGGCAGCACCACGTATTTGCGCGGCTTCGAGGTGATCGGCAAACGCTATTGGGCACAGACCAACAGCCGCTATGGGCAGTTGACGTTCTTTACCGGGTTGGCGTCGGATGGTGAGGCGTGGGTGGGCTACACGCGGCGTGTGGGCTGGACCACGATCAACCGGTTTTCCAGTTCCGGTGGGGCCAGCGCCAAATTCACGTGCAGCCGTATTACTGGCTGTTAG
- a CDS encoding GTP-binding protein, translated as MPNRLPVTVLSGFLGAGKSTLLNYVLRNRENLRVAVIVNDMSEINIDGSEVQRDVTLNRSEEKLVEMSNGCICCTLREDLLLEVGKLAKEGRFDYLLIESTGISEPLPVAETFTFRDENEQSLADIARLDTMVTVVDGMNFLLDYQAAESLASRGETLGEEDERSITDLLIEQIEFADVILISKIDLISSREREELMAILERLNAQAEIIPMVMGEVPLHKILNTGRFDFERAAQAPGWLQELRGEHVPETEEYGIASTAYRARRPFHPQRFFDFIDRPWVNGKLLRSKGFFWLASKHQDAGSWSQAGGLMRHGFAGRWWRFVPKSQWPQDEENIAAIMGNWQLSTGDCRQELVFIGQNIDFTRMRAELDACLLNDEEMALGVEGWRLLADPFGPWYEEAAA; from the coding sequence ATGCCCAATCGTCTCCCCGTTACTGTGTTGTCCGGTTTTCTCGGCGCCGGTAAAAGCACGCTGCTCAACTATGTCCTGCGTAACCGCGAAAACCTGCGAGTTGCGGTGATCGTCAACGACATGAGCGAAATCAACATCGATGGCAGCGAGGTCCAGCGCGACGTCACCCTCAACCGCTCCGAAGAAAAACTGGTGGAGATGAGCAACGGCTGCATCTGCTGCACCTTGCGTGAAGACCTTCTGCTTGAAGTAGGAAAACTCGCCAAGGAAGGTCGTTTCGATTACCTGCTGATCGAATCCACCGGCATTTCCGAGCCGTTGCCCGTGGCCGAAACCTTCACCTTCCGCGACGAAAACGAACAAAGCCTGGCCGACATCGCCCGCTTGGACACCATGGTCACCGTGGTCGATGGCATGAACTTCCTGCTCGACTACCAGGCCGCCGAAAGCCTAGCCTCGCGCGGGGAAACCCTTGGCGAAGAAGACGAACGCTCGATCACCGACCTGCTCATCGAGCAGATCGAATTCGCCGACGTAATCCTGATCAGCAAGATCGACTTGATCAGCAGTCGCGAACGCGAAGAACTGATGGCGATTCTTGAGCGCCTGAACGCACAGGCTGAAATCATCCCGATGGTCATGGGCGAAGTGCCGTTGCACAAGATCCTCAACACCGGCCGTTTCGACTTCGAACGCGCCGCCCAAGCGCCGGGCTGGTTGCAGGAATTGCGCGGTGAACATGTGCCGGAAACCGAGGAGTACGGCATCGCTTCCACCGCTTATCGCGCACGGCGTCCATTCCATCCCCAGCGCTTCTTCGACTTTATCGATCGGCCCTGGGTCAACGGCAAACTGCTGCGTTCCAAGGGCTTTTTCTGGCTGGCCAGCAAACATCAGGATGCAGGCAGCTGGTCCCAGGCCGGTGGCCTCATGCGTCATGGTTTTGCCGGACGCTGGTGGCGGTTTGTGCCCAAAAGCCAGTGGCCCCAGGACGAAGAAAACATCGCAGCCATCATGGGCAATTGGCAACTGAGCACCGGTGATTGCCGTCAGGAACTGGTGTTTATCGGGCAGAACATCGACTTCACCCGCATGCGTGCCGAACTGGATGCCTGCTTGCTCAACGATGAAGAAATGGCCCTGGGCGTCGAAGGTTGGCGCCTGTTGGCCGACCCCTTTGGCCCTTGGTATGAGGAGGCAGCCGCCTGA
- a CDS encoding DUF1826 domain-containing protein, with amino-acid sequence MLAPVIALRPVIRQTFGETPLALSDILEDGVNLTVWQRQLPLHIAEFGALLVALNEPLADSMVIELNTEDAEPNLQGLASSCRDLEGYEGFIADVSWLVSAFACLLGAKRIGVRLRLLDKAMCPRFHVDHVPVRLITTYAGIGSQWLREGVMDRRKLSQPDAEPREPIEQIHCGEVALLKGTKWHGNEGHGLIHRSPALKADERRLILTLDWLA; translated from the coding sequence ATGCTGGCCCCGGTTATTGCCCTGCGCCCCGTGATTCGCCAAACGTTTGGTGAAACCCCGCTGGCCCTGTCCGACATCCTTGAGGATGGCGTAAACCTTACGGTGTGGCAGCGCCAGTTGCCGCTGCACATCGCCGAGTTTGGCGCCCTGCTGGTGGCGCTCAACGAGCCGCTGGCCGACTCGATGGTCATTGAGCTCAATACTGAAGACGCTGAGCCGAACTTGCAGGGTTTGGCGTCCAGTTGCCGTGACCTCGAAGGCTATGAAGGGTTTATCGCCGATGTATCGTGGCTGGTCAGCGCATTTGCCTGCCTGCTTGGCGCAAAGCGCATCGGCGTGCGCCTGCGGTTGTTGGATAAGGCCATGTGCCCGCGTTTTCACGTAGACCATGTGCCGGTGCGACTGATCACCACCTACGCCGGGATCGGCAGCCAGTGGTTGCGCGAAGGCGTGATGGACCGCCGCAAACTGAGCCAGCCGGACGCTGAACCTCGCGAACCTATCGAACAGATCCACTGCGGCGAAGTCGCCTTGCTCAAGGGCACCAAGTGGCACGGCAATGAAGGCCATGGCCTGATCCACCGCTCACCGGCGCTCAAGGCCGATGAACGCCGCTTGATCCTGACACTGGATTGGCTCGCATAA
- a CDS encoding cobalamin biosynthesis protein CobW yields the protein MLQNIPTHVIAGPLGAGKTSLIKHLLAQRPANERWAVLINEFGQIGLDAALLTQDDDGIALGEVAGGCLCCVNGAPFQVGLGRLLRKAKPDRLFIEPSGLGHPAQLLKQLREAPWQQVLAVQPCVMVLDAQALAAGKRLPQAQQEALASAGLLVLNKDETLDGAQRHAVERQLPDCPLYWTRQAQLPLQQLPGLSARAGAAMDNFDVPKGLAQMPAIWSDPTLPICLSQAQEGGWSVGWRWHPSQQFDLPRLHDWLTRLEWRRAKLVIHSVEGWVSANAVDNSPLAWQPSEWRRDSRVELIFSAPQDVAALQAALAACRQ from the coding sequence ATGTTGCAGAACATTCCCACCCACGTGATTGCCGGACCCTTGGGCGCCGGCAAGACCAGCCTGATCAAGCACCTGCTCGCCCAACGTCCGGCCAACGAGCGCTGGGCGGTGTTGATCAACGAGTTCGGGCAAATCGGCTTGGACGCGGCGCTGCTGACCCAGGACGACGATGGCATTGCCTTGGGTGAAGTGGCCGGTGGCTGTCTGTGTTGTGTGAATGGGGCGCCATTCCAGGTAGGCCTGGGTCGCCTGCTGCGTAAGGCCAAGCCGGATCGGCTGTTTATCGAGCCTTCGGGTCTCGGCCATCCGGCGCAGTTGCTCAAGCAGTTGCGAGAAGCTCCGTGGCAGCAGGTGCTGGCCGTACAGCCATGCGTGATGGTGCTGGATGCCCAGGCGTTGGCGGCGGGTAAACGGTTGCCCCAAGCCCAGCAGGAGGCGCTGGCCAGCGCCGGGCTGTTGGTCTTGAACAAGGATGAAACGTTGGATGGCGCACAACGCCATGCTGTCGAGCGGCAATTACCCGATTGCCCGCTTTATTGGACCCGCCAGGCGCAATTGCCTCTGCAGCAGTTGCCCGGTTTGAGTGCACGCGCGGGGGCGGCTATGGATAACTTCGACGTGCCCAAGGGGCTCGCGCAAATGCCGGCGATCTGGAGCGATCCCACGCTGCCCATCTGTTTGAGTCAGGCGCAAGAAGGCGGCTGGAGTGTTGGCTGGCGCTGGCACCCAAGCCAGCAATTTGACCTCCCGCGCTTGCATGACTGGCTCACACGCCTTGAGTGGCGCCGCGCCAAGCTGGTTATCCACAGCGTCGAAGGCTGGGTTTCGGCCAACGCTGTGGATAACAGCCCGCTCGCCTGGCAACCCAGCGAATGGCGCCGTGACTCTCGTGTCGAATTGATCTTCAGCGCACCACAGGACGTGGCCGCGTTGCAGGCTGCATTGGCAGCCTGTCGTCAGTGA
- a CDS encoding DUF3301 domain-containing protein produces MLTLGNIFVLMLLATGAAWVWHNHGLRERALERVKQHCAKLDIELLDGAVALKRIGFVKDANGRRRLARIYNFEFTVTGEARHPGTITQFGAHSAQIELAPYPFEIKTPLPSAEVIELSQWRQDHASKTRH; encoded by the coding sequence ATGCTGACCCTGGGAAACATCTTCGTGTTGATGCTGCTAGCCACCGGTGCTGCCTGGGTGTGGCACAACCACGGCCTGCGCGAGCGAGCACTGGAGCGGGTCAAGCAACATTGCGCCAAGCTCGACATCGAGCTGCTGGACGGCGCGGTGGCGCTCAAGCGCATCGGTTTTGTGAAGGATGCCAATGGTCGGCGGCGCCTGGCACGCATCTACAACTTCGAATTCACCGTGACCGGCGAAGCCCGCCACCCGGGGACTATCACCCAATTCGGTGCTCACAGCGCGCAGATCGAACTGGCGCCCTACCCGTTCGAGATCAAGACCCCGCTGCCCAGCGCCGAAGTGATCGAGCTAAGCCAGTGGCGCCAGGACCACGCCAGCAAGACTCGTCACTGA
- a CDS encoding acyl-CoA thioesterase, with protein MEPGNAQLSMTVLMTPDMANFSGNVHGGTLLKYLDEVAYACASRYAGRYVVTLSVDQVIFREPIHVGELVTFLASVNYTGNTSMEVGIKVVTENIRERSVRHTNSCFFTMVAVDDQRKPAAVPPLQPHNSEDKRRFVQAQQRRQIRQELEKRYQEIKG; from the coding sequence ATGGAACCCGGAAACGCCCAGCTGTCGATGACAGTGCTGATGACCCCTGATATGGCCAACTTCTCTGGCAATGTCCACGGCGGCACCCTGCTCAAGTACCTCGACGAAGTGGCCTACGCCTGTGCGAGCCGTTATGCCGGTCGCTACGTAGTGACATTGTCCGTGGACCAGGTGATTTTTCGCGAGCCGATTCACGTGGGTGAGCTGGTGACCTTCCTCGCATCGGTCAACTACACCGGCAATACCTCGATGGAGGTGGGCATCAAGGTGGTGACCGAGAACATCCGCGAGCGTTCGGTACGTCATACCAATAGTTGCTTCTTCACTATGGTAGCCGTGGACGACCAGCGTAAACCCGCCGCCGTACCGCCGTTGCAGCCGCATAACAGTGAAGACAAGCGCCGCTTTGTGCAGGCCCAGCAGCGTCGGCAGATTCGCCAGGAGCTGGAGAAACGGTATCAGGAAATCAAAGGCTGA
- a CDS encoding cation:proton antiporter: MHAISFIQDLAVIMLVAGVVTILFHRLKQPVVLGYIVAGFIIGPHTPPFGLIHDEDTIKTLAELGVIFLMFCLGLEFSLRKLFKVGATAFIAAFLEIILMIWIGYEIGRWFDWNTMDSLFLGAILAISSTTIIVKALNDLKMKNQRFAQLIFGVLIVEDILGIGIIALLSSIAVSGTVSSGEVFSTVGKLSLFMIVALVIGILLVPRLLAYVAKFESNEMLLITVLGLCFGFCLLVVKLEYSMVLGAFLIGAIMAESRQLIKIERLIEPVRDMFSAIFFVAIGLMIDPQILLQYAWPIAVITVAVVLGKMLSCGLGAFIAGNDGRTSLRVGMGLSQIGEFSFIIAALGMTLQVTSDFLYPVAVAVSAITTLLTPYLIRGADPLSLKIAAVMPKRMSRVFGMYGEWLRSIQPQGEGAMLASMIRKIILQVGVNLALVVAIFFTGSFFAARIGGYLEGWVSDPSWQKALIWGGALLLSLPFLIAAYRKLKALSMLLAEMSVKPEMAGRHTQRVRRVIAELIPILSLLVIFLLLAALSASILPTNKLLVLIAVVTAAVAAVLWRWFIRVHTRMQVALLETLDNHKDTAEH, translated from the coding sequence ATGCACGCCATCAGCTTTATCCAGGACTTGGCCGTGATCATGTTGGTGGCAGGGGTTGTCACCATCCTGTTTCACCGCCTCAAACAGCCGGTGGTGCTGGGCTACATCGTCGCCGGCTTTATCATCGGCCCCCACACCCCACCGTTTGGCCTGATCCACGACGAAGACACCATCAAGACCCTCGCCGAGCTGGGGGTGATCTTCCTGATGTTTTGCCTGGGCCTGGAGTTCAGCCTGCGCAAACTGTTCAAGGTCGGCGCTACGGCGTTTATCGCGGCGTTCCTGGAGATCATCCTGATGATCTGGATCGGCTACGAGATCGGGCGCTGGTTCGACTGGAACACCATGGACTCGCTGTTCCTCGGTGCGATTCTGGCCATTTCCTCCACCACCATCATCGTCAAGGCCCTCAACGACTTGAAGATGAAGAACCAACGCTTCGCGCAGCTGATTTTCGGCGTGTTGATCGTGGAAGACATCCTGGGTATCGGCATTATCGCCTTGCTGTCGAGCATCGCCGTCAGTGGTACGGTCAGCTCCGGCGAGGTGTTTTCCACGGTCGGCAAGCTTTCGCTGTTCATGATCGTTGCGCTGGTGATCGGCATTTTGCTGGTACCGCGCCTGCTGGCCTACGTGGCCAAGTTCGAAAGCAACGAGATGCTGCTGATTACCGTACTCGGCCTGTGTTTCGGCTTCTGCCTGCTGGTGGTCAAGTTGGAATACAGCATGGTGCTGGGCGCCTTCCTGATTGGCGCGATCATGGCCGAATCCCGTCAATTGATTAAGATCGAGCGCCTGATCGAGCCGGTTCGCGACATGTTCAGCGCGATCTTCTTTGTGGCAATCGGCCTGATGATCGACCCGCAGATCCTGCTGCAATACGCCTGGCCGATTGCGGTGATCACCGTGGCGGTGGTGTTGGGCAAGATGTTGTCCTGCGGCCTGGGCGCGTTTATCGCCGGCAATGATGGCCGTACCTCACTGCGCGTGGGCATGGGGCTGTCACAGATTGGTGAGTTTTCCTTCATCATCGCGGCGCTGGGGATGACCCTGCAGGTGACCAGCGACTTCCTTTACCCGGTGGCGGTGGCGGTATCGGCGATCACCACGTTGTTGACCCCTTACCTGATTCGCGGCGCCGACCCGTTGTCGTTGAAGATTGCGGCGGTGATGCCCAAGCGTATGAGCCGCGTATTCGGCATGTATGGCGAATGGCTGCGCAGCATTCAGCCGCAGGGTGAGGGTGCGATGCTGGCGTCGATGATCCGCAAGATCATCCTGCAGGTGGGGGTGAACCTGGCGTTGGTGGTGGCGATCTTCTTCACCGGCAGTTTTTTTGCGGCGCGCATTGGTGGCTACCTGGAGGGCTGGGTCAGCGATCCAAGCTGGCAGAAGGCGTTGATCTGGGGTGGGGCGTTGCTGCTGTCGCTGCCGTTCCTGATTGCGGCGTATCGCAAGCTCAAGGCGTTGTCGATGCTGCTGGCGGAGATGAGCGTGAAGCCGGAGATGGCCGGGCGGCATACCCAGAGGGTACGACGGGTGATCGCGGAGCTGATCCCGATCCTGTCGCTGCTGGTGATCTTCCTGCTATTGGCAGCCTTGTCGGCCAGTATTCTGCCGACCAACAAGTTGCTGGTATTGATCGCCGTGGTCACGGCGGCGGTGGCGGCCGTGCTCTGGCGCTGGTTCATCCGCGTGCATACGCGGATGCAGGTCGCTTTGCTGGAGACGCTGGATAACCATAAGGATACGGCGGAGCACTAG